Part of the Labilibaculum antarcticum genome, ACAAAAATGGATGAGTTGGAGAAAAAGGTCAGTTCTTTGTCCTCAACTATTGAATCCAGAAGTAAATTAATTGAGAAATTAGAGTCCTCATTCTCAAAAGAAGTAGAAAATGAACTCAAATGGGGAGAACATCTTTCCAAGGAGAAAGCAGGAGTTTGGAATAAAATTAAAACTCAGTACATCGATATCAGAAACAAAATTCAAATTCCAATATGGGAATACAATAGCAAACTCAATCAGAATGACCTCTGTCAAATTACTGATGTTCAACTACTGATTCGCTTGAAATATGTATATCAAATTCTTAAGGTGATGACTGCTGATTGGAAAAATATTCAGCGTTTCCATGAGGCTCTTAAAATGTCGAGCGATACAGAAAAGCTTGCCAAATTCAGAGACATTAATTTTGACGCAGTGCTAAAAGCATTTCCCATCTGGCTAACCAAGCTTTCCGAGGTTAAAGATGCTCTTCCTTTCGAAAAAGAATTGTTTGATGTCGTGATCATTGATGAAGCTACACAATGTGATATTGCCAGTTGTCTTCCCTTACTTCAAAGAGCAAAACGTGTTGTTTTTGCCGGAGATCCAAACCAACTAAGACATGTATCCTTTTTATCTAAAGGCATTCAAGCCATATTGCGCTCGAAATATGAGCTTCAGGATGTTGAGTATTCCACGCTTAATTATCGCGACAAAAGCATCTTAGATTTGGCCATGAGCAGCTTACAATCGAGCGATCAAGTGGCAATGCTGGATGAACATTTTAGAAGCTTGTCTCCTATTATCGCTTTTAGTAATGAGCAGTTCTACGATAACCAGTTAAAAATAATGACTTCCCGACCCGATGAAACGGAAGAAGCTTTATATTTCATAAATAACCACGGGATTAGAAATAAAAATGGAGCCAACGAAATAGAGGCCAATGCGATTCTAAAGGCCGTGCATGAATTGGTCAAAAATGAAAAGGATTTAAACGAAAATTTGTGTTCAAGCGTTGGCATCTTATCGCCTTTTAGAGCCCAGGTTGATTGGATGAGCAAACTGCTTTTGGAACAGTTTGAAATGGACGAAATTGAAAAGCACAAAATTAGAGTCGGAACAGCTTATAGCTTTCAGGGAGAAGAACGAGATGTTATGCATTTGTCGTTTGCGGTTGATGGAAACAGCCACCATTCTGCAATTAACCACATCAACAAGGAGGATGTTTTTAATGTGGCCATCACCAGAGCCAGAACCAGACAATACATTCATCATTCACTATCGAAAAATGAACTAAAGGCAGACAGTCTGTTACGAAGCTATTTATCGAAGCCTGCTCTTCATGAATTTCAAGCAGACAAAGGCACAACTCCTCACGATGTGTATCTTGATGAAGTTAAGAATGTTTTAAAAAATTGGGACATCAATAAGTATTGGATTGGATATTCAATAGCAGGTCTTACAATAGATTTATTGGTGAAGTACAAGGACAAGTATCTGGGAATCGACTTGGTTGGTTACCCCGGAGAATATGCCGATGTATTTGGAATTGAACGGTATCGAATTTTAAACCGAGCTGGCATTAAAGTATTCCCTCTTCCTTATTCCGATTGGCATTTTGAGAATGAAAAATCTAAGAAAGTATTAAAAGAATTCTTTCTCAATTTAAAGGGTGCGTCGGTAAATTAAGACAAAAAAAGACGCGATTTAATCGCGTCTTTATTCTTATGCATATTTTTCCTTTTGTGTTTTAAAAATAGCTGTATCCCAATCCTCTTGACATATGGTGCCCAACGGTTACCGCTAAGTTTACGTTGCCGATTGCGTGGCACTTTCCTTTCAAAATACAAGAAAGCTGAAGCGGGCTACAACCCTTGAATTTACTACTGATTCGGCTATTATTTTTATGCATTGTTGTGTATAGTACTTATTCAGATTTGGACTCTCTCCAAGTCATTATATCTCTATTTTTACCATCACCAGTTATCGTGTATGCTCGACATCTTTTACTTGCAGGGTCTTCAACAATAGACACTTCGTTTAATTGCTTAACTTCTTTAATAATTTCATGACAAAACTTCCCCATATATGCTTTCCCTTTCAAATGATTACATGTTCCGTATTCAGAACCACAAATTGAACATTCACCTGCCCCAGCAATTAAGCCAGTACTCATAAATAATTGATTGGGGAAAAGTAATTTTTCATAAGCTATGAGCTTATCCACATAGGGTTCTAAATGTGTTGTCCCAGTCGGGTGAGCTTGCATTGCACCGCGCATAGACATTTGTGCATCAATCAGTTTGTCCCATGCTTCATTAATCTTATCCTCTTTAATAAGAATAACCATTTCAATCTCAGATTTTGCAGAAATTGCCATTTGCTCCATACTCAACAGTATATTTGCAATTTCCTCTTTTTGGGCTTCAATAGCTATTACTTTATTCTGTCTTATAGTGTCAATTAGTTTATCTAAAGTATCAACTGATTCCTTTTGAAATTCAATACCTCGAACAAATGGAGTGAACCTTTGACAACTGTGGATTACTTCATCAAAGTTGTCTTGAAATTTTTC contains:
- a CDS encoding DEAD/DEAH box helicase, with translation MPDTINNLIQYYHDCYQSDNRELIIYNFLDKKVENKIYFEGKEELLTDSNPLIPIDSVKASAICKKTKLFQKEKELLYGTFFICGNYTDFKGDSKDLCAPLFYYPAEIKQKDDFFYLSISASERRLNYPIIQMLSKESSGELLQDPLFEKLPTDFIRFEHIESIVLLFKKYFPNVNIADIYSYPDNTSITTVKKTISKLSKEKQDEYVLLPASILGLVAKSSNTRGVLNELSEMASMTDHSFPLLSLLSKSAPKEKLKKYEKGNLPMILSEAQQAILKSSSINPLTLIVGPPGTGKTYTISAIALEHMSRGESVLIASRTDEAVDVIVEKIKNQLGIDKAVVRTGKKRSYSTPLNRFLKSLLTRVNKLSFLLKEFDLPKTKMDELEKKVSSLSSTIESRSKLIEKLESSFSKEVENELKWGEHLSKEKAGVWNKIKTQYIDIRNKIQIPIWEYNSKLNQNDLCQITDVQLLIRLKYVYQILKVMTADWKNIQRFHEALKMSSDTEKLAKFRDINFDAVLKAFPIWLTKLSEVKDALPFEKELFDVVIIDEATQCDIASCLPLLQRAKRVVFAGDPNQLRHVSFLSKGIQAILRSKYELQDVEYSTLNYRDKSILDLAMSSLQSSDQVAMLDEHFRSLSPIIAFSNEQFYDNQLKIMTSRPDETEEALYFINNHGIRNKNGANEIEANAILKAVHELVKNEKDLNENLCSSVGILSPFRAQVDWMSKLLLEQFEMDEIEKHKIRVGTAYSFQGEERDVMHLSFAVDGNSHHSAINHINKEDVFNVAITRARTRQYIHHSLSKNELKADSLLRSYLSKPALHEFQADKGTTPHDVYLDEVKNVLKNWDINKYWIGYSIAGLTIDLLVKYKDKYLGIDLVGYPGEYADVFGIERYRILNRAGIKVFPLPYSDWHFENEKSKKVLKEFFLNLKGASVN